TAAGAGAATACTGAGagttctataataaaatataataatgttaatacataTGGTATTCAATGACAGATActtaatatattcaaatagaTACCTATATGTTTTAAGTGACGCATCGCGTATACTTTTACGTTCTTCCAGTAATCTTTTTATAGATTCTTGAAGATCGGTCGTTCTTTGACAAAGGGCAGCCTTCCATCTTGCAAGTTCCTCTACCATTAAactattacaaaaattattttactcgCTGATACTCCTTCTCCGGATAATTTTCTAATGCCATTGTtgttgatttaattttaattacctACTAGCTAAAAATTTACTCCTCCAAACTTCACATTGTCCTGCTAACCATTCCGTTTGTTCTTGATGAGTACTAAGATGTTGAGCAGAATTTAAAAGTGCTCGAGCAAGTTGTAGCTTATCTTCAGTAAGCAAATGAACTTTAGTTTCAAGATCTTCACCTACGGCTGCTACCagcaaattttttaattcaccATTTACCTacatagtaaaatatatatatatatatatatatatatgcattacgTTGATCAAAATAAGTAAAACAAATTATGGCCCTaagacattttattattatacctgtGCTtggaattttaattgattttctaATTGACTATTCTCTTCTTTAAGCTTTTGAATTTCACTTtcatagattttcttttccttatcccAATtagattcttcctttttatctttttcattatttctttctttctcaacaTTTGTATCATTAATCTTCAATTTAGCAACATCCGTAACTGCtacattaatatttgtatCCCACTTGgaatgctttttattttttttctcagcaGGAACAATAGGGTTAACTGCTGCTTTGTACGGTTCGTAAGGTACAAATTTGGGTTCCTTTgtttttaaagaatttaaaatttgtCTTTTGCCCTTTGTAGCTGTGATATTTTTTGGAATAAGATTTAC
This is a stretch of genomic DNA from Vespa crabro chromosome 3, iyVesCrab1.2, whole genome shotgun sequence. It encodes these proteins:
- the LOC124422718 gene encoding golgin-45 isoform X1, with product MAGVAENRKSKCQLQSKDVQVMDCIGRTQGDGMENVVMNENEAKQSKCRLNDSLIYYPKNLKQSVSTGPVIPTGTIVNLIPKNITATKGKRQILNSLKTKEPKFVPYEPYKAAVNPIVPAEKKNKKHSKWDTNINVAVTDVAKLKINDTNVEKERNNEKDKKEESNWDKEKKIYESEIQKLKEENSQLENQLKFQAQVNGELKNLLVAAVGEDLETKVHLLTEDKLQLARALLNSAQHLSTHQEQTEWLAGQCEVWRSKFLASSLMVEELARWKAALCQRTTDLQESIKRLLEERKSIRDASLKTYRTLSILLESFDPVRAASYKRHALPSTNVIDLAQGSCQLAEILKVQLLSGMLNTMSNKDINITGLEMQTLAEKNAEQLLMSPNLLMSGRQDAACSAVMGAAFAIGGQIFIPRDTSNISCCPNCSGEVKQI
- the LOC124422718 gene encoding golgin-45 isoform X2, with product MDCIGRTQGDGMENVVMNENEAKQSKCRLNDSLIYYPKNLKQSVSTGPVIPTGTIVNLIPKNITATKGKRQILNSLKTKEPKFVPYEPYKAAVNPIVPAEKKNKKHSKWDTNINVAVTDVAKLKINDTNVEKERNNEKDKKEESNWDKEKKIYESEIQKLKEENSQLENQLKFQAQVNGELKNLLVAAVGEDLETKVHLLTEDKLQLARALLNSAQHLSTHQEQTEWLAGQCEVWRSKFLASSLMVEELARWKAALCQRTTDLQESIKRLLEERKSIRDASLKTYRTLSILLESFDPVRAASYKRHALPSTNVIDLAQGSCQLAEILKVQLLSGMLNTMSNKDINITGLEMQTLAEKNAEQLLMSPNLLMSGRQDAACSAVMGAAFAIGGQIFIPRDTSNISCCPNCSGEVKQI